The nucleotide window tcaggctcatatccagttaccaactggtacgcagaaaatggttggctagtagtgggtctgaaacgaatgattaaagctgcgtgcaatattgcataaccccatgcagatataggcaagttggtgcgcataaccaatgccctagccaccatctgtagccttttgatggtggcttctgcgagaccattttgtgtatgcacatggggtacaggatgctctacatcgatcccaatagacatgcaataatcatcaaatgcttttgatgtaaactctccagcattatcaagccttatagacttgatagggtgatcagggtggtgagcccttaagcgtataatctgtgctaggagttttgcaaatgcagcatttcttgtggacaataaaacgacatgtgaccatcgtgtcgagGCATCCatcagaaccataaagtacttgaatggtccgcattctggatggataggtccacagatgtctccctgtatcctttgtaagaatggaatattctgttttgtatctttagcataggaaggtctcgatcctgtttttgctaaagagcaggctttgcaaaacgagtgatgtgcctttgaaatagtcaatgaggcataatgggaggaaggtagtgcttctggtacttcagaatgtGATGGCTGTATTTGAGCAATACGAGGACCGACACCTTTCAGTGTGgcagatttttctcccattttatttttcactcgaaagaagggatgtccgtgtgagttttTCAAAatgcggatcatcatgtcacgaccagggtgccctaggcggtcatgccaaagcctgtatgagtcagtgtcccacatttcattgttggtgacaacatatgattcaatgatccgaatcgtagtgaggtacagtccactagattgactcataagtttctctaaaatgcgtttccttccacattcattagaggtaatataaaggtattcaattccattctcacagtgtgtttctacatgataaccgttggcacgaatatctttgaaacttaacaaggttcgattagctctaggtgcatatagagcgtctgtgactttaaatgttgtgccattaggcagcaaaaatttggcagttcctcgcccttttatcacttgtgatgatccaatcatcgtagtcacagaggaattataggctattaattcaataaataattgcctattccttaatatggtgtgggtagtcccactatcaactaagcactcgaTTTCTCCTCGATCGTGCTGCTGGCGTGGGGGCACTGCAGGTGGGTGGACGCAAGGGCGTCTGGGTGCCCTTAGTAATTCGCTGGAGGCCGGTGGTGGCTTGTGGTGCTCGGCCGGAGAGGCGGAGGTGAGGCCGGTCTGGGGATGCCAGAGCGACTGGGATGAGTTTGGGGCCGATCCGGTGGTCGAGTCGGTGCTGCTGGCTGGTTTGGATCGGTGCAGTGATGGGCGAGCAGGAGGTGGGGAGGAGAAATCGGGATTTTGGAGGATGGAGGATGGGGTTTTCGATCTGCTtctgcagattttttttttttcttggctatttgctcttagcgtgctgataacgtgtaaaagtaaatggagattggaatgttctactcatttcatttcatagtccctttatatagggaagaaattacaacagaaatattgattacaattatgatattaaatattgattgatctatcttttatgctaattgattggtaatcactgattccttgattccctcttcgtcagttactttgacgaaggcacataatatgtttttcctttaatagttgtgggtttttttatttttatttttttataataaaagtatattttgtaaatgtcataattgtccttgtaatttaattaattctcaaaattttttaatcttctaaggtaatttctgtcaaaatttttgattttagCTAACGAAccatcttctcttaataatagtatagatataaataaatacacaaattttttttttttttgttttctgtttttttttgtttttttttttttttgaagagcaCAAAATTTGTTGTTCCGATAGAAATGTTAACTAGATTTTAATGTATGCAAGGTAGGTACACAAATAAAACAGTAGTGGGTTCCTGAAACAAAAgctgggccttttttttttttttaaaaacaatGAGAAGAGTTAGGCCTTAACCACTTTAATTTAAGAGAGGAAATTATTACCATTGACTTTAAAACTCAAAGGTGCTTAAGAGACATCTCAAACAATTAAATGAAAGTAAATGAGGGCAGCTCTGAAAATCCATCATGCATGGCTAGCTTCTAAGCCTTCTGATAAACCAAACCTTTGTTCTTGACCCTTCACAGCATTTATAACTTTCTTTAAGTGTGAGTTAAAATTAGAAACGTAGGAGATTCATTTAACTCTCGATACATATCGCTAGATATATCATGGCCACATTCCCAACTATTGACAAATGCAAATCAAATGATCGGAAAAGCGCGACGGTTGTGGTAGCTGACATGGTTGGATGCTTGCTCAGAGATGATAGCTCTTTCCCTTACTTTGCCCTCATCGCATTTGATGTTGGTGGGATCGTAAGGCTCCTCTTGCTACTCTTAGTTTGGCCATTATCTAGACTCCTCTATTACTTTGTATCAGAATCCGCAGCAACAAGAGTCCTTATCTTTGCAACATTTGCTGGTGTGAATGTGTCTAAGATCGAGTCAGCGGCAACAGCCGTGCTGCCCAAGTTTTACTCGAGTGATCTACACCCCGATACTTGGCGTGTGATTTCTGCATGTGAAAGGCGGTGTATTGTCACTGCAAGTATTCCGAGGATCATGGTGGAGCCATTTCTCAAGAGTTACCTTGGATTTGATATGGTTTTGGGGACTGAGATAGCAACTTATAATGGGATAGCCACTGGCTTTGTTTGCCCACCTGGAGTACTCATAGGACAGCATAAAGCAGATGCTCTTCATAAGGCTCTCGGAGCGAAAGCCCAGACAGATATTGGAATTGGCAATAAGCACACTGATATTGCTTTGATTGGCATGTGCAAggtgagcatccatcatatgcATGTTATTTTAATGCTACATACTAAATGCTTAGTTAAATTTTATTGCATaattttatggttttttttttttttttttggtaaacaaGCAATCAGTGAACAAAGGATTACAAAGGCCCTAGCCTCAACTAAAGTCCACCCCCAAACAAAAACTAAACTCAGGGGGGAATAGGACCGGCATCATACAACATAATATGAAGTAAGGAAACAGGATAAtttaatggaaaatagaaaatatagaaaatgaTCATTGTGATTAGTAGTGGCGGAGCCAGGAATTTAGATTCACtggggcacaaaaaaaaaaatacaaaatattaTTACAATGGTAATTGCCCTCGATaagatttcatattttgaaatccTTGCATGACAGTCTCATTATCTATGCTAGTAAAAATGTCtttctcaatatatgaaatcaatcaagcaatcatcAGGAAACTCGTGTGCTCTAGGTTGACAAAGACCTTTTCGAAGATAATATCTGCGTACTTCATTTTGAATATTAGGATGATAAGTTAAAATTGGAGGACGATTTCCATGATCAGAAGgatatttttcattaattttggGACAAGGCTTCTCTAAATTACTatcattcttctttgttttttttttttttttggggggggagATGAATCTAATGAGGTATTTATACCCGACGACTCCTCTGcaccaagattttcttttcaaagtATCTTAATATATTTGAATGAAAAATAGAGTAGTAGTAAGAATCAAAAGAAGTGACTACAACAATACTCTTCACAAAAAACTTGATTGAGAATCGTCAAGtgacgatatatatatatatatatatacacatgttATTGATGTAATAGAATatttctacacacacacacacacacacacacacacacacacacacacatacatacatgttATTGATGTAatagaatatttttttaaatcctTTTTCTATTAGACTTAAAAAAATCTATAGGTATTGAGGAAATAAGAATCATTAATTGTAATAAATTTTATAGTTGATGTCTAAAAAattgggaaaagaaaaatataatataaatcaaaCGTGAGGCCCATGTTTTCTTCCTCAAACAATCCCAACAATGAAAACAGAGAAGAGCACGTGAAGTGCTCTCTGAAggtgaaaaaaataatataaaattatatattaaaaacctaatattaatactatgtatatatatattaacttttttatgaaaatgtgagtggggcacgggacccactgGGCCCTGCCTCCCTCTGCCTCTGGTGATTAGTGTCGGTAGACTGTTGATCAAAATGGTATGGTGTTTTTGTTCTAGACACAACAAGGGAAATACAAATCTCTAAATGAATGACAATGAAAGGGATTGAGATTCCTTTTATAGACCTCAACCATTGTGTCTCTTGAGTGAATAGATGTAACTATTCATTAGTTATACCCCTTCACTATTAGTGATACCTTTTCACTATAATTATAATTATCAGCATACATAATTATAATTATTAGCACACATGTATCCCTTCAGTTCCATATAATTTTACCTTCTCAAGATACGTGAATTTCCTTGTTCAAGTGAGTCTTGATGCACCAGTGTTATGGTACATCTCCACACACATAGCATACTTATTGTGAAGCCATTAATCACATGATCATATTCCAACATCTACCACTTGATCATGATGATTCAAGTTTCCAATGACTTCCAGGTTATGGATGTTTTTACCGAGTGTTACTGATTCTATTGCAATCACTCTTAACTATCCATCCAGATTTATTTGGATGTCCATTCTGAGTATCATATACCTGATTACTCTGGACTTTCCAACCATTAGATAATGATTTCATTTACCACGTGCGCACTCTTTTGAATCATTTTTCATCTAACCACAACTTATCTCATTTAATAAGTTGGCACCATTCTCATATATTAAGAATTTTAACCATCCACACCTAATATTAATGGTGACTTTATAATCCACACTAACCCGAATATTATACAAATTCATTCTTGTTGCCTCAAAGCGGATTTTACAGACAAGAAGATTTGTTATAATTTCGTTTCTTAGTTAATGCCCTCTATCTTATATCCGACCAATTTTAATCAGATAGAGTTTTATCAATTGTCACTATTTTAGGCTTCTCTAAAACACTACAATGATACTTACCAGCATGCTTAATCACATCTAGATGCTTTTAAACCCATTTTACAAACATGCTCTCTGAATTTTTCTAGAGTAAATCATTTGGTCATAGGATCAGCCACCATCTGTTTAGAGAGTACGTAGTCGACGTTTACTTCACCTCTTTCCACTATATCTTGTATATAGTGACATTTTACGTTAATGTGTTTTCCTTTGGAACTATTTGCTCCACTTTTAATTAGGAAGATGACGATCTTATTATCACAAAACACATCAACAACCCTTTTTAGGTATACTATATTCATATAATCTATGAAACGTTTGGTCCATACTGCAGTACTTACCGATGTGCTACAAGAAATATATTCTGCCTCTATGGAGGACTTTGCAACACATCTGTGTTTCTTACTTAACCAAGAAACAACAATTCCACCAAATAAAATGATACCGCTTGTACACTTTCTGTCATTCAAGTCTCCAGCGAAATCTGCATCACTATAACAAATCAAATCTAAATCACTTACTCCAAAACAAAGTTTCATACCTTGAGTCCTTTCAAATATCTCATAATTCTTTTAACCGCTTGCCAATGTTGTTTGGTAGGATTAGATTGATATCGTCTTACTAATCCTATAGCATGACAAATGTCTGGTCTAGTACTTGTCGTTGCATACATCAAGCTACCCACGGCTTGAGCATATGGAACATTTTTCATgtattttatttcttcttcttttgtaggACACATCTCTTTTGTAATAATTGTTCCCTTACTAATGGGTGTACTAACTCAGTTGCACTGTATCATATTGAATCTTTTAAAGATATTATCCAGATAGTTCTCTTGGTCCAAGTAGAGTAGTTTAGAGTTTCTATCTCTAGTAATCTTTATTCCCATGACATAGGAAGGTTTTCCCATATCTTGCATCTCAAACTTGGAGCCTAGATATGATTTAGTTTTTATTATCATGTCCATGCAATCTTCAGCAAGCAAGATATCATTTACATAAAGAGACAAGAGACAAAACTTTTCTTGACACTTCCAAGTATATACACAGTGATCTAGTCTATTCATTTGATAACCTATCTTAATGATAGCTTGGTGAAACTTTAAATACCATTGTCTAGATGACTGTTTTAGTCCATACAATGATTTCTTTAACTTATAGACTTTGTTTTCATGTCCTTTCACATGAAATCCTTCCGGTTGAACCATATAGATGTTGTCCTTTAAATCTCCATTAAGAAAAGCTATTTTGACATCTAGTTGGTGGAGTTCTAAATCCATTCTTGCAATAATTGCCATGAGTATTCTAATGGATTGAAACTTTGCAACCAGAGAATACGTATCAACAAAGTCTATACCAAATTTATGTGTATAACCTTTAGCCACTAAACATGCTTTGTATCTATCTAAggtcaaggttctaaaaaacgctaggcacTAGTCGGGCGGTAACCCAAGGCCTAGCACCCGCCTAGgtggggactaggcggtttttattttatattattttattttagtaaTAAATACAAATGAATTAAAATTTTCACATAAGTCTTGATAATTATATTCAAATACTAAAATAATTTGATGGTGTAATTATATTCAAACACTAACACCACGTTCACGTACCCTTATCTCAATTCAAACCTTATTATGTCAACGTGGCCAAACCATATGACaatagaaagtaaaaaaaactgctcacttcctttctctctcccctgcttcttcttccccgaactctctgtctctctcttcacacTACCAGAAAATGGATAACAAGACAAAAAGCCATCTCTTCTTTTCCCTCACCTTCACTTTCATCCTCTTCCCCACCTCTGCCCCCTTCCTCTCTCAAGTCCCAACCCGAATCCATCTCTTAAACCTCCGAACCCGACCTGGACTCTCTCTCACTTCAACTCCACTTCCGCCTTTTCCTCGACGCCCTCCGCTTCAAAACCCTCACCTCCCTCGCCACCGCCGCCGCTGTCACCTGTAACTTGAGGAATTGAAAaaagcttatatatatattccagcGCCGAGCGCCGAGGAGCTTTGCCTAGACCGCCTATGCGGTCGCCGAGGAGCCAAACACCTACAGCCATCGCCTATCCTATAATCAAAACGGTGACTCGACGCCAAGCGCCTAAGTGCCGCCTAAtcgaaaaatataaaaaatgttCGTTGTGATTAGTGTCGTTAGACTGTTGATCAGAATGGTATGGTGACTTTGTTCTAGACACAACAAGGAAACTACAAATCTTTAAATGAATGACAATGGAAGAGATTGATGTTCCTTTTATAGACCTCAACCATTGTGTCTCTTGAGTGAATAAATGTAACTATCAATTACTTATACCCCTTCATTATTAGTGATACCTTTTCACTATAATTATAATTATCAACATACATAATTATAATTATCAGCATACATGTACCAGTTCAGTTCCATATAATTGTACCCTTTCAAGATAGGTGAATTTCCTTGTTCAAGTGCGTCTTGATGCACCAATTTTATGGTATATCTCCACACATATAGCATACTCATTGTGAAGCCATTAATCACATGATCATATTCCAACAAAATTGGATACCTAAATTTGGGGGACACACTTTCCTATAATATTATGGTTTGTTTGAAAACATAGTTGAAACTATATATACTAGCcaaattgaatatttgattttttttttcaaatatcgGTTGATCATATATATCATTATTATATATGGTTCTATGATTTAAAgtatttctttttgtatttAATCCCTTTACATTCAAAATTCAGAATTCGTTGGATCTATTCATCAAAAAAATGCCAACTCATTTTAACCTTAAATGCAGGAGGGTTATACAGTGCCAGCCAAACCCACACTAGAAGCTGTGAGAAGGGAGGAGCTCCCAAAGCCCATCATCTTCCATGACGGTCGCCTAGTCCAAAAGCCAACACCTCTCTTAGCGttcctcatcattctttggttCCCCATaggtttcttcattgcttgcTTGCGAATTGCTATTATGTCGCTCCTTCCTCAGAGCCTCGCCTACTACACCAGTTGGGCACTTGGTATTCGTGTCACTGTGAATGGCACCCCACCTACATTGGCTAAACACTCTATTGGTTGTAAAAACTCTGGTCAGATATTTATCTCAAACCATAGAACCGTTCTTGATGCATTTTTCATCTATCTTGCCCTAGGCTACCCAATAACCGGTCCCACGTACTCAACCACTCGACTCTTGGAGTTCCTTTCACCATTCAAGGTTGTCCGAATAAGTCGTAACCGAGAACAGGATGCGGCCACAATCAAGAAGCTTCTACAAGAAGGTAATAACATATATCTTTGCCCGGAGGGAACCACTTGTAGGGAACCATATGTTTTAAGGTTTTCGGCATTGTTTGCTGAATTAAGTGACCAACTTGTCCCTGTGGCTATCGTTAGCCACCAGAGCGTGTTTCATGGAACCACAGTTCGAGGGTGGAAAGCAATGGACCCGTTTTTCTTCTCGATGAACCCGTTTCCATCATATGAAGTCACATTCTTGAATAAGTTGGCTCCAGAACAAACATGCAATGCTACTTCTGGAAAGACTAGCTTTGAGGTAGCAAATTACGTACAAAGGATTATAGCTGCAACTCTTTCTTACGAGTGCACTAGGCTTACAAGGAAGGACAAGTATAGGGTTCTTGCGGGGAATGATGGGAATGTGGTTAGAACagcttaatttttaattttattttatgataaCTAGTTATTCATCAATCAAACTTGGGACATCTTTCAATAAGAGGAGATTGAttccactagaccaaatgatacTCGTTTAAAAATTGTGTCCATatagagaaaataataataataatcaaataAACTTTATGTCATCCTTTATGAATGTCAAATTAATTGATGTCTATTGTGATTAACTGATTGACACTTAATTGAACCAAACCAAACTATCATGTTGAAAGGATATGGAGTCAAACTAAGACCTCAACTCTTAGGCCTTGTTTGGTTCGCAGAATGTAAAttaattcctttgtctttcccataggaagggaaatgaaatttctgaAGGACTTTCCATTCTGATATCTGGTAACATAAGGAAAGTTAtccggaaagttgttaaaaaatttGTAGATAATGCAATGTGTtgtaagtaataaatgcaaCGAAAGAATAGAAAGTGATTTATTTAGAATATGGAATAACCAAACCAAACTATCCGGTGAAAGGATATGGAGTGGAACCGAGACCTCAACTCTTATCCTCACACTTTCATTCATTTCATCCATGTCGTGTACAATTTGCTACATCAGGTGGGGATGGTAAAAATATAAATAGAAACAATAAACTTGGAATTTCTACTATGAAGCTGAAATCTGCTTGGTTAatttaggggagtgaaatttgcactccccaaattgaaaaccaCACTCCTTTTGATTTTTATAATATATTTGTAATCAATGAAATTCCTATATTCTAAAAATACCCTCGttgatctctctctcttgtttttCCCGTCTCTCTTCTGGTTTGAGTTTCTCCACTGCCAATCAATTTCTTCTCTCCCAAAGAAAGctaatttcttcttttgattAGAAGTGAAAAATTCCTCAACCCAACATACCTAGGATGCTGATCAGACCAACTAAATCAATCACCTACAACATAGTCTCATGGGCACCTCTCAGATGGATATGAGAAATCAAAATTCATAATGAAAGTGGGGATTGAATTAGAAAAAGGTAAggattctattttctttttcttttgttgagtaAAGATTTCTTTGaaggaagaacatcaaaattaatCTTTAAGGCTATCAAGTTTGTTGGTGGTATTCGTCAATTTGGTAGTGGTGGATTTGGATTCGAACGGGTGCGTTGCTGGAGCTAGTGAATAAACTGGTGGCTTGAACAATCAATACCAGATTTAAAAAAACCTATTctcaatgagagagagagagagagagagactgcaTCTGCAAGCTGCATAATGGACAAAATAACACCGTACTCCTCCAAGACTCCAAACAGAAAGTTCATCGTTGCCTATTGGGTTTGATGGAATTAAAGGAATGAAGATGGAATCAAGAGCAATGAGacaattatatgtgtgtgtgtgtgtggtgcaTACTCATCCACAACGACACACCAATAGCCAGACCAAGATCTCTGTTATCGGAGCCAATAACGTCGGCATGGCCATTGCCCAGACCATCCTCACCTAAGACCTCGTCGAAGAGCTCGTCCTTGTTCACACCGTCCCCGACAAGCTCCAGCGCACtcaaatagagagagagagagagagagagagagagagagagagagagagagagagagagagagagagagagagagagagagagagagagagagagagagagagagagagacgagggCAATTTGAGAACAGAAAACACATCATCaattaaaattattattaaaattaaagggAGTGTGGTTTTCAATTTggagagtgcaaatttcactccccttaatTTACTACTAACCTTCCTGCACGCGCATACTCATGTGCGGAAGGGCCGCGCCAGCGCGTgcgattaatttttattttatttatcattatcattttatATTATCTatcttcactttttttttccaaacccATGTTTACTTCTGcaattattttgaaattatttgtGTAATAAGCAAAATTTTGACACTGGCAGGGGATGCAAAAGCATCAAGTAGTTGACATCGGAGAGGGAAAGGCATTCACTTAGTCATTTACAACTAAAAATTGACTTTATAAAAACAACCAAAATAAACATATCAAAAAAGGCAGCTTATAAAAtacaacaattaaaaaaaaaaagaacatattgTGGGAGACAAATTAATATGGTACTTAAATTGTACTAACATCTAAAACACATTTTACAAACAGAGTAAAAGTCACTGTTATCACCCAAACACAAATATTGACAGTTGAACATGTTATCATCTCTCACTATCTCGTCTCCGTAGCTCTTAAAATCAGCACACCCATGAAGTCCTAAAAATATAAATGTGGCTAAAATATATAAGTAGAACTCCATAAAGGTAACACCTACAAATAAACATTAAGCCTTATAAGTACCTTATAGGATCATGTTAACTTGAAGGAAGCAAAATCTCTTTATACACAACATTTGTTATGACCCCTCCTTCCTCGCCTTCGAATTTTCCTTTCTTGACTAACACTTTGTTGGTAGCCTTTGAATTTCCTCGTGATAAAGCTACATATAACTACCCGTGATTAAATACATGATCTGGAAGGTAGATGCCAACATTTGGTATTGTTTGCCCTTGTGATTTATTTATAGTAAGTGCAAAACTCAACTTTACAGGGAATTGCTTTCTTGTCATCTCAAAAGGGAGTCCAGAAGTCTCGGCACTTTTTAGAGATATTATTGGTAAGAATACTCTAGTTCCGGCAAATTGACCAGTTAAAATCTCTGCGTCAATAAGGTTGTTATATGATCCACAACAAGTCAATCGTGTACCATTGCACAATCCCATCTTAGGGTCAATGTTTCTCAAAAGCATAATGGGGGCACCCTTTTTTATAGTCAACTGATGTGGGAGCATTCTAGAAGGTGAAATTGAATTTAAGAATTCTTGTTGGTACATATTTCTGGTGTCATCCTCAATTGAGTCGAAAGAGTACATGATGGGTTCAGGCCCTAGAAATAGTTTTATAATCATCTCATTAAGTACGTCAACATCATCATTCTTTGGTGTAATTATTGCCCTTTCAACCATGTACGCTGCATCATTTCCATGAGAATATTCCAAATTAGAAAAAACTTCATTAACTAATTGGCTGATTGACTCTTCACCCTCCCATGGTATGAACATACACGATGGTAATTGTATCATGTCTTTAATCACAGATGGTTGTTCTCCATTACCAACATTAAGTAAAAACTATGAGAACTCTGGATCATTGATGGATCTCATATTCTGTCGCAAATGAAGAATCTTCACATCTTTCCAAAATGAAGCATTAACCAAACTGGCCTGGACCATCTGAGACCTTGTACCCTTATGGACAACTGGCAGAACTTGTCAGAAATCTCCCCCAAAAATAATCACTTCACCTCCAAATGGCAAATCAACCCCTATTATGTCTTTGAAAGTTCGATCAAGAGTTTCAAACACAAATCTATGCATCATTGGTTCCTCATCACAAATAATCATCGATGATCTTCGTATCAACTCTGCTAAATTAGATTGTTTAATAATGGAACATGTCGAAGATGCATCAAGATTGAGTGGAATTTTAAACCTGGAGTGTGCCGTTCTCCCAACAGGCATTATTGTTGCTGCTATTCCAGAAGTTGTTGTTGCTAGTACAATATGATCATTGCTTCTCAAGGTTGCTAATAGTGCACAATATAAGTATGTTTTTCCAGTCCCTCCTGGACCATCAAGGAAAAATATGGCATTATCATTGCACTCAATAGTAGATATTATTGTGTTGTATGCAAATGTCTGATCCTCATTCAAGTGATGAACTGCATCGCGGTCTTCTTAAGGAATGCCAATTG belongs to Rosa chinensis cultivar Old Blush chromosome 4, RchiOBHm-V2, whole genome shotgun sequence and includes:
- the LOC112198757 gene encoding glycerol-3-phosphate acyltransferase RAM2 — protein: MATFPTIDKCKSNDRKSATVVVADMVGCLLRDDSSFPYFALIAFDVGGIVRLLLLLLVWPLSRLLYYFVSESAATRVLIFATFAGVNVSKIESAATAVLPKFYSSDLHPDTWRVISACERRCIVTASIPRIMVEPFLKSYLGFDMVLGTEIATYNGIATGFVCPPGVLIGQHKADALHKALGAKAQTDIGIGNKHTDIALIGMCKEGYTVPAKPTLEAVRREELPKPIIFHDGRLVQKPTPLLAFLIILWFPIGFFIACLRIAIMSLLPQSLAYYTSWALGIRVTVNGTPPTLAKHSIGCKNSGQIFISNHRTVLDAFFIYLALGYPITGPTYSTTRLLEFLSPFKVVRISRNREQDAATIKKLLQEGNNIYLCPEGTTCREPYVLRFSALFAELSDQLVPVAIVSHQSVFHGTTVRGWKAMDPFFFSMNPFPSYEVTFLNKLAPEQTCNATSGKTSFEVANYVQRIIAATLSYECTRLTRKDKYRVLAGNDGNVVRTA